A window of Malania oleifera isolate guangnan ecotype guangnan chromosome 5, ASM2987363v1, whole genome shotgun sequence contains these coding sequences:
- the LOC131155161 gene encoding probable indole-3-pyruvate monooxygenase YUCCA5, with protein sequence MEKMFRISDHEDFLARRCVWVNGPVIVGAGPSGLAVAAGLREQGVPYVVLERADCIASLWQKRTYDRLKLHLPKQFCQLPKLPFPENFPEYPTKKQFIDYLESYAKHFEINPQFNECVQSAKYDETCGLWRVRTTVGSSRSEIEYICQWLVVATGENAECAIPEIEGLGEFDGEVIHACDYKCGEKFQGKRVLVVGCGNSGMEVSLDLCNHNAMPSMVVRSSVHVLPREVLGKSTFELAVLMMKWLPLWLVDKLVLILAWLVLGNVEKYGLKRPSIGPLELKNIRGNTPVLDIGALEKIKSGGIKVVPGIKKFSKNNVELVSGEKLHIHSVVLATGYKSNVPSWLKEDELFSKNGLPKAPFPNGWKGKAGLYAVGFTRRGLSGASSDAIKTAQDIGRVWKEETKQKKQRVACHRRCISQF encoded by the exons ATGGAGAAAATGTTCCGCATTTCAGATCACGAGGACTTCCTCGCCCGCCGCTGCGTGTGGGTGAACGGCCCGGTGATTGTCGGCGCCGGGCCGTCGGGGCTGGCCGTCGCCGCCGGCCTGAGAGAGCAGGGTGTGCCCTACGTTGTCCTCGAAAGAGCCGACTGCATAGCTTCTCTCTGGCAAAAACGCACCTACGACCGCCTCAAACTTCACCTACCCAAGCAATTCTGCCAACTTCCCAAGCTCCCATTCCCTGAAAATTTCCCCGAGTACCCAACCAAGAAACAGTTCATCGACTATCTCGAATCTTACGCGAAGCATTTCGAAATCAATCCGCAGTTCAATGAGTGCGTGCAGTCGGCGAAGTACGACGAGACTTGTGGGCTTTGGCGGGTTCGAACCACCGTCGGTTCTAGCCGGTCGGAGATCGAGTATATTTGCCAATGGCTGGTAGTGGCTACAGGGGAAAATGCAGAGTGCGCGATTCCGGAGATTGAAGGATTGGGGGAATTCGATGGGGAAGTAATCCACGCTTGTGACTACAAATGTGGGGAGAAATTCCAAGGAAAAAGAGTTTTAGTCGTTGGCTGTGGGAATTCGGGAATGGAGGTCTCCCTTGATCTCTGCAATCACAATGCCATGCCATCCATGGTGGTTCGAAGCTCG gTTCATGTGCTGCCGAGGGAAGTTTTGGGGAAATCCACGTTCGAATTGGCTGTTCTGATGATGAAATGGTTGCCCCTTTGGCTGGTGGATAAGCTGGTGTTGATTCTGGCATGGTTGGTGCTAGGAAATGTGGAGAAGTACGGGCTGAAAAGGCCGTCAATTGGACCATTGGAGCTGAAGAATATAAGAGGAAATACCCCTGTTTTGGACATTGGCGCGCTGGAGAAGATCAAGTCTGGTGGCATTAAGGTGGTTCCCGGAATCAAGAAGTTCTCGAAAAATAATGTGGAGCTTGTTAGCGGCGAAAAGCTCCACATCCATTCAGTTGTTCTGGCCACTGGGTATAAGAGCAATGTGCCTTCTTGGCTTAAG GAAGATGAATTGTTCTCAAAGAATGGGCTCCCAAAGGCGCCATTTCCAAATGGGTGGAAGGGAAAGGCAGGGCTGTATGCAGTTGGGTTCACAAGGAGAGGGCTGTCCGGTGCATCCTCAGATGCCATTAAAACGGCTCAAGACATTGGCAGGGTCTGGAAAGAGGAAACTAAGCAGAAAAAGCAAAGGGTTGCTTGCCATAGAAGATGCATTTCTCAGTTCTAG